DNA sequence from the Xenopus tropicalis strain Nigerian chromosome 4, UCB_Xtro_10.0, whole genome shotgun sequence genome:
tcagtgctagggacaggaaacaatcagtgctagggacaggaaacaatcagtgctagggacaggaaacaatcagtgctagggacaggaaacaatcagtgctagggacaggaaacagtcagtgctagggacaggaaacagtcagtgctagggacaggaaacagtcagtgctagggacaggaaacagtcagtgctagggacaggaaacaatcagtgctagggacaggaaacaatcagtgctagggacaggaaacaatcagtgctagggacaggaaacagtcagtgctagggacaggaaacagtcagtgctagggacaggaaacaatcagtgctagggacaggaagcaatcagtgctagggacaggaaacactcagtgctagggacaggaaacaatcagtgctagggacaggaagcaATCAGTGCTAGTGACAGGAAACactcagtgctagggacaggaagcaatcagtgctagggacaggaaacaatcagtgctagggacaggaaacaatcagtgctagggacaggaaacagtcagtgctagggacaggaaacaatcagtgctagggacaggaaacaatcagtgctagggacaggaaacagtcagtgctagggacaggaaacagtcagtgctagggacaggaaacaatcagtgctagggacaggaagcaatcagtgctagggacaggaaacactcagtgctagggacaggaaacaatcagtgctagggacaggaagcaATCAGTGCTAGTGACAGGAAACactcagtgctagggacaggaagcaatcagtgctagggacaggaaacaatcagtgctagggacaggaaacaatcagtgctagggacaggaaacaatcagtgctagggacaggaaacaatcagtgctagggacaggaaacagtcagtgctagggacaggaaacagtcagtgctagggacaggaaacaatcagtgctagggacaggaagcaATCAGTGCTAGTGACAGGAAACactcagtgctagggacaggaaacaatcagtgctagggacaggaagcaATCAGTGCTAGTGACAGGAAACactcagtgctagggacaggaagcaATCAGTGCTAGTGACAGGAAACactcagtgctagggacaggaaacaatcagtgctagggacaggaaacaatcagtgctagggacaggaaacaatcagtgctagggacaggaaacaatcagtgctagggacaggaaacaatcagtgctagggacaggaaacaatcagtgctagggtcaggaaacaatcagtgctagggacaggaaacaatcagtgctagggacaggaaacaatcagtgctagtgacaggaaacaatcagtgctagggtcaggaaacaatcagtgctagggacaggaaacaatcagtgctagggacaggaagcaatcagtgctagggacaggaagcaATCAGTGCTAGTGACAGGAAACactcagtgctagggacaggaaacactcagtgctagggacaggaaacaatcagtgctagggacaggaaacactcagtgctagggacaggaagcaatcagtgctagggacaggaagcaATCAGTGCTAGTGACAGGAAACactcagtgctagggacaggaaacactcagtgctagggacaggaaacaatcagtgctagggacaggaaacagtcAGTGCTAGGCACAAAAAAAGCATATTCTAGTTATGGCAGACCTCATCCTTTATCCTTCTTCTTTTAGTAAAAACTACTCCATAACCTTTTTGGGGGAGCAATGTTGCATTCTAAAATATATGTTGTGTAATCATAAAATAACAAAGGGGAATGTTGACTAAAGGGTACATAACATTTATGTTGATGTTCTACACGCAGATTCCATTCGTAGCCATGGGGGATCTTGATCCACAAAATGTCGAAGAGGAAACTGATTTTGAAGGATCAGCCACAAACACAGGTAAATCCCCAGGAGCAtaactacagaagaagcagaccctgcagtctcctgggggggggggggggggggcaggagtttagggcagtggcacatggggagattagtcaactcCCTACAAATCTTCGTtctcgcagcaactaatctccctgcaatgccaacCCACTGGCCagaatgtaaatagccggtgggatggcatatgtatTGCTGCAATGTCctgaagttgcccgaagtttcctctcaagacaacttcgggtgactttgggacattgcagcgacacgtatgccatcccactgcaattcacattctagccggtgggatggcattgcaggaagattagtcgcccgtgacagcgaagatttgtcacggcccaattaatctccccgtctgtcactgcccttaaaggaaaaggaaaggctaagtcacttggggtgccaaaatgttaggcacgcccaagtgactttaatcgcttacctcgtaccccgggctggtgcccctgttaggagataacagcaccagtccggggtacctgcAACGCTTCCTCTTCCGTGTTCgtgcttgcgcagtagagtgaaaagccgaactttaacaaaaaagttggctttttactctaatgcgcatgtgccggcccagggattttgccagcagaagaaacatggaaggaggaagcgctacaggtaccctgggctggtgctgttctctcctaacaggggcaccagcccggggtaaaaggtaggcgattaaagttacttgggggtacctaacattttggcaccctcaagtgacttagcctttccttctcatttaaagggcCCGGTAAGGCCCTAAATAATAAGCAGTTTTAATATATCCTGGTAGAATAAGTCAGCTTACCAATGTTTTAGgcataaattaaatttgctgcggggcccagtaacatttagttatgccactggaaaATCCACATATTTGCCCAGAGGTCTGCagggtacagatataggatacaGATTGCCAAGGACACATTTCCTTACACAGTCCATTACAACATCATTCTACAAGTAATATATGAGCATTTTTTCTGTTAAAAGCTCTTGTCACCAAGATACATGGTTTAACAAAATTGGCCAAGAGGTTATACAGAGAATAAATTAATTAATCAGCCCCTTCACATACTGTACGTTAGTCCATTGAGCCAAGGGAAATTAAAAATACATCAGTAGATATGTCCCCCACTGTACATTCCATACAGAATGCCACTGTTTCTAGTAGAAAGCATTTTAAAGAGATTCagtagattgttttgcctttatttaCATACAGGTCCAAAAGGGGTTATCCATGACTGGAGAAAATTCAAATTAATAAGTGAAGACCAGGAATCAATCCctccaaataaaaaagaaatcctACGGCAAATGTCGTCTCCATACAAACCTCCCATCAAAGATGAAAAAGACACAAAGGAAAAATTAAGTCGTAAGgtaaggggacatttactaacactatttttctttcacattttttgtttttttgtgccaaaatacaattttgtcatggaaaaattaataaacacaattttttttatgatttattatgcaacaaaactgcaacaattccaaaagCTAAAATACGCCATCtgaaacctgtcgagatcatgtagaagtcaatggcagatgtcctatTTACAACTGGATATTCTTTATTTTCtagtagttttagaggtttttcctgtttttttgaTGCTGTCATTTGTGTTGCAGCATGAAATTGCCGTTTTTGTGACTTtcttcatttgtgcttttttaattgggatcttttgataaatgactgacattcattaaaatgtttagTCCTGGTTTgagaaacctctaaaaccatgaaaatctgaatgttgataaatgggaaGAAATGCTTTATAGTACTGATTACTTGTTTCTTTTTTGTTGATGCAGCAATAACAATTAGTAGGAGAGTGGCACATAGGGAAATTTTGGGCACTTTGGCATCCATGATTTTTAGATAACCAAAATTACCCCATGAGGTTCACATAGTAAGATGCAATGATACATTCTAAGGGTAATCTCATGGGTATTTTTAGGATTGTTGAGCCCCAAACAACCTTACAAACTCAGTACTACTAGGTGCCATTATCATGGAAAAGCTCATGCAAGCTCTTGTCATATGGAAACacagattacatagttacatagggttgaaaaaagaccagagtccatcaagttcaacccatccaagtaaacccagcacacacaacccacacctaccaatctatacactcacatacataaactataaatacaaccactaatactaactgtagatattagtatcacaatagccttggatattttgattgttcaagaactcatccaggcccctcttaaaggcattaacagaatctgccatcacaacatcagtaggaagggcattccccaacctcactgccctcaccgtgaaaaaccacctacgctgcttcaaatgaaagttccattcctctaatctaaaggcggggcctctggtgcgctgatcctttttatgggaaaaaagaacatcccccatctgcctataatcccctctaatgtacttgtacagagtaatcatgtccgcctcttttccagagaaaacaaccccaaccctgacagtctaacctcatagtttaaatcttccatcccctttaccagtttagttgcacgtctctgcactctctccagctcattaatatccctcttaaggactggagcccaaaactgcactgcatactcaaggtgaggccttaccagggacctataaaggggcaaaattatgttctcatcccttgagtcaatgcccttttttatacaagacagcactttatttgctttagtagccacagaatgacactgcctggaattagacaacttgttatcaacaaaaacccctagatccttctccattaaggaaacccccaacacactaccattcagtagatactgtagttcgcgtttatattatttctaatacTAACGCGATTGTCGTGTTTCCAAGAAGTAAATAGGGATGATTACAGGCAATCTGATGCTGAGGGTTTTGGCTGCTTAAAAATGCAGCATTCATAATGCCTAAATCTTCACTGCTGAAAGGCAGCACTGGACTCAAGTCTTACAAATGCTGTTGATGTTGCATTGGGGCAGAGTAATAAGCAGCCAGATGGATACTGCTTCcgctagcaattacatttacaaataaatacctttaaaaccattacaaatgttTACTGAATGGACAGAAATCgttcaaaaatgtgtttttttgtgcagtacccctttaaaacaaacaaataaactcATGCAGCACCAATTTGTGTTCTTTTGCAGATGAGCATGCAAGAATATGAATTAATTAACGACAAGGAGGATGAACACTGCCTAAAAAAATACCGCAAGCAATGTATGCACGACATGCATCAGAGGTTGAGTTTTGGCCCCAAATATGGTTATTTGGTGGAGCTTAAGAGCGGGGATGAGTTTTTAGAGGCCATAGAGAAGGAGAGTAAGACTACTACAGTCATAGTTcacatttttgctgatgacattaAAGGCTGTGAGGCCCTTAACAATTGTTTAACATGTCTTGCTTTAGAGTACCCAACAGTCAAGTTCTGTAAAATCAAAGCTGCTGATACAGGGGCCGGAGAAAGGTTCTCCAGTGAGGTCCTGCCCACCTTGTTAGTTTACAAGGCAGGTGAACTCATAAGCAACTTCATCAGCGTCACAGAGAATTTAAATGATGAGTTTTTTGCAGTGGATGTAGAATCGTTTCTCAATGAGTACGGCCTTCTGCCTGAAAGAGATGCACAGGGCACAGTAGTTGATAACGGGGAAGGAGATATCGAATAGCTCAAACAGCGACCGCCGCTCAGGAACTTCAACTGTGTTAGACAGTCACTGAAaagtttccaatccaattttaaAGTTAAATGTTAAAACCATAGAGAAGATGTCTGAAGTGGCAGTTTAATGGTTATGTTAACCGAAGTCAACCTGTTTCCTGTTAGTAATAGATGGTCAGATAATGGTTTTctaaggggcagatctatcaaaattcgaatttgagtttttaacACAATTCAAACTGATTCTCCAAAACTTGAacaaattcaccatctaaaagctggacagttcatgtagaagtctgtacaggtatgggacctgttatccagaatgctggggaccttgggttttctggataagtgatctttctgtaatttggatttccataacttaaagtctgctaaaaatcattcaaatattgaatgaacccaataggagtgttctgtctccaataaggattaattatagattagttgggatcaagtacaaggtactgtgttattattacagagaaacaggaaatcatttttaaaaattagattatttgcttttaatggagtctatgggagatggcctttccgtaatttggaactttctggataatgggtttccggataagggatcccatacctgtattttcatatTTCAATCTGTTTTTTGAGTTTTCGACAATAAACCCAAATTTCTTCAGTTTTTTCCTGCTTTTCAGAGAtcaagttttccttttttttaatacttacaCTTTTAATATAAAATCTTTTACAAatttgaaatgtaataaaaaaattttgtgctAAGAAACATGAATTTGAATTAGggcttccaaaactcaaatgtttgatttCCATTAAGTGAAAAACTCATAAAAAATCAAATTTAATCTTAAAAAACGCAAATGAAAGTTCATGTAAAAGCCAATGGGTGTTGTCATCGGCaaaatttaagtgattttttttcaatttgcgtTTTTAAGTTTTCAAATGACTACTCGTCATTAAAATTGACAAGCAGtatatgaatttgatgcatttgacTTTTTTAGAttccaatatataaataaaaaaacatttgagttttgtcaAATTTAAATTTCAATCAAAGTGATATAAaaactaaaattcacaaattcgatTTTGTTAAATAAGCCTCCTAGTGTAATAAGATTCTAGGAAACTAATTTATTAACTTCATATCAGCTGTCatatttgtaataattaaactTGAATATAAAGCTTTATATTACCATGTGCTTTTCTATATTACAAGAACCAGACACgacagttagtgatgagtgaatttgtcctggCAAAAATTCTGCGAAACGCGTTtgccgcacaatttttttttttactcaaccgCAGCCAATTTGATgtgatcacaacttttttttgacgcgcggcaAATCTTTCCACAAAATTTGGgtggaaaaatgcagaaattcgctgcgaattcatgcctgctgaaaaaatccgctcatcactaataacaatgTGATAGTATTCATATGGGTCAATAATAACTACTATATTTGATTATACTAAACTATATTTCAGATGTCTGTTAGAAGGACATCTTTCAGATCatatatatcagggatccccaacctttcttactagtgagccaaagtcaaatgtaaaaagacttggagaggaACAAAAGcaccatggaggagccaaataagggctaagattggctattaggggcctctatgcacactatcagcttacagggggctttatttggtagtaaatcttgtttttatccaaccaaaacttgcccccaagtaggaattcaaaaattaaaaactacttagtttgggggcactgagagcaacatccaaggggttggtgagcaacatgttgcccccgagccactggttggggatcactgatatatatatactgtatctgaacATAGTTGGTCTTTGCAATTTCATGTAGCTTCAGTATGAATGTAGAATGCAGGGGTATAAACTGGACAAACAGTGCCTACTGAAAGTCTACACCACCTAGTACTTTCActcattttcttgcattttcgTGCCACACACTCACATATTTGAGGATCATTTTTTTCCATCCCACTAAATTACCATAAATACTTTCTAAACGTTTGGTTTTATCATTCTCTATATTGTCTGCAGGATTAAGTTTGTGGTACGGATGCACCAAAcacaggatttggccaaattatTCAGCTtcgttttttgtatttatatccatgattattcttattctctattgATACCATGCCAATATATTTAGCAGTGATTCACAGAGATTATATGTCATTCacactttttttctttcaaaaaaagaaaagaaaaaaacatttattatttggtcaaagtaaaaaaaaattcagttaacCTCTAACCCAAATTCTCTATGGTAAGGAAAACAAATAGAAAACCTAAGAAGGTGATTGGAACAAATCTGAATTCATTTTTAGTCTCCTCTTGATCTGTAAAAGAAtgcaaataaatgttgtttttgttgaaGAACATTCTTGATTCTTTTCTATGTATACAACTTCTCAGTAAAGAACTTCACTTATTTATACTCAAGTCTTTCTTCCCAACTTTATACTGACTTACCTTTTAGTAAATTGTGCTCATCGCttataaatatgtttgttttaaaaagaaCGCtcttttgtagtgatgagcgaatctgtcccatctcACCGGAAAATGCAAAATATTCTcgaaattgcaaaattgctagcgtcaaaaaaatagtaagaaatccaagtccagcttgggacccctccagttacatgggagtaggagaaacaataggttacctgaaagcagttctaatgtgtagcgctggctccttctgaaagctcagactcaggcacaatgcactgaatatcacttgaaatgatagagtgaattatttgctatgtaaacagtgtaatttacaaataaaaagtataccataaaaaaaaaagacttatttTGGATTGGGACTTATCTCCagttaaaggaaacatattggatCAATGAAAAACTTCTAATCTTGTAGGAAATTacgaataatatatggtgctggttttattttgctttaaaaatgtatattgtctgtaaaaatggcccctttattggagctccctatagatcccatcaggtctctgcctgtgtttcaaataaaaagtgggcgtgtcctaatggtccctgccagaagcacagtaggagggggatagccaatcacagccctgcagtcacacaagcaaatacaggcttgagttccctatcaggtcagcctagctgctgattggttcctatcctacagtgcctgtactgagtcccgctggctcccctgcacatccagagaatggGTGGGACTAGCAAAGTTTTGGAGgagtttctcaataaatcagtacaaaacacaattttttcttctatatttagaggagtataattcacttgtacattcttaattttaacaTGGTACgtctcctttaaacaaagaaCTGTAAacctattttttatatttttttattttcttaacctGGAGCATGCCCAATCTCAGCTAAAGAGATGGTGGTGGTGGCAGATTTTGTAACCAAGGTTAAAGAGTGCCCCTAATACATAACCCTCCCACACCATTTTTCATGAAATTAATACTTAGATTGTGGTTGAATCTGtttcttattattaacatttatttataaagcgccaacatattccgcagcgctgtacaataagtgggttttatacattggacaaatacagagtaacatataaagcaatcaataaccgatacaagaggtgaagagggccctgcccaaaagagcttacagtctacaaggagaaaagggagcgtaacaagcgggttggatggtacctagagatgagttcagagatgtagggtggggcagagttatgaactgctttgaatgtgagagtcattagtttgaattttatcctggatggtaggggaagccagtgcagggattggcagagtggcatggcagaggaggaggggttggagaggtgtataagCCTGgtagcagtattcattatggactggagaggggacagtctttggaggggaaggccaattaatagggagttacagtagtccaggcgagatatgataagagagtgaataagaattttggcagcatcttgggtgataaatgttGGTGAtagtattttggaaatatttcttaggtgaaagtgacatgatttgataagtgactggatatgaggagtgaaggacagggcagaatggaggatatccccaaggcaccgggcctgggaagatggggtgatagtagaattgttaacctttatagatacctcgggaacaatgtgggtgttggatgggggaagaaaaccagttcagtcttagacaggtttagtttaaggtaacgttgggacatccattATTACTAGAGTCATTGCTTTAATGCAAAAATGAAGGCCTACAGCCACCTACTTGTCCCTGTCAAATGAATGTTATGACTTGTGGGTCATTAAAATAACTTTTCCACAAATCTCCTCCTAGGCTATAAAAAGCAATAGAATACAGTTAAGACTATGTATAGAGAGCAGGACACACCAATATCTATGGAAAGCAACAGGACAGCTCTCACACAGTAAACAGAAGAGGGAAGATCGCAATTATACTTGAccaattaaaatgaaaaca
Encoded proteins:
- the pdc gene encoding phosducin, with protein sequence MGDLDPQNVEEETDFEGSATNTGPKGVIHDWRKFKLISEDQESIPPNKKEILRQMSSPYKPPIKDEKDTKEKLSRKMSMQEYELINDKEDEHCLKKYRKQCMHDMHQRLSFGPKYGYLVELKSGDEFLEAIEKESKTTTVIVHIFADDIKGCEALNNCLTCLALEYPTVKFCKIKAADTGAGERFSSEVLPTLLVYKAGELISNFISVTENLNDEFFAVDVESFLNEYGLLPERDAQGTVVDNGEGDIE